AACTATGCAATCATCAATGCAATTGAAAGACATACCaacatcaaacacacaaaatgttaCACACGAGGTCAAGGGTGGAAGGGCGACACGAAACGCTGCAAACAaccgtttatttgttttttcttattaatttTCGTTGAAAGTACTGGAAGAAGTGTTTGTTGTAGATAACATTAGATGAATACACccacacaaaaaagagaaactaATGGTAATCGATATACAGAGATAGCGTAAAGGAAGGAATTAGAAGCTGTGGTGTGTGGAAGATAGATAAAAAGGGGTGTACATGCTCGTTAAGACAAACAACTGAAGCTAGCCACTTTTTAAGCAGTTTTACAATTTAGTATAAAACCATATTTTGGAAATAAATACACGTGTACATCAACAAAATCTTGTGCTGTTCCGTAATTTGCATTGATCTTATTGCTTCTAAAGATCCAAAATAGAAGAATTTAAATCttgaattttaatgttttattatcgTCATTCgtagaaatgttttgtttaacttatttattttttcttttttatcgtttggGTTTTCTGGGACGGTCTTATCAGAATGCATCTTTGTTACAATGATATTTAGTTTACtcttactttattttattgcacatcTTCATTTATCTCGCATAAACACGGATGTGGATAATATTTATGGGCAGTAAATATGGCCCAAAAATGAAGTTGGCAAATGTGCAAATACTCGTTGCAACAAGCCAACAAGAATGCGATAGGGAATGGTATGCACCTACCTACTTTTGCGTTACTATGGCGAGCCATTCCTGCTTACCAAACAATTCGTTGTTCTTAGCAACGTAAAATGTCACTCCAGTTCCATTGCCAACTGACATCACGGTTTGTGGTCGGTTGGCTGTAATATTTTATCAGAGCgttttttcgccttttttgtTCGTCGTGTGAAGCCGTCGTATTTTTATCAAAAGAGATAAAACATGAGTGAACTAAACTCGATGGAGGTTGATACTACGGAAACAATACAGGACATTGCCGTCAAGTTGGTGACAGAGCAACTGAAAAATGAATCCCGGCTCGCTACAGCACCAACTGAGCGTACGGTTTTCGTGCTCGGAAGCAAAGGAGTTGTAAGCCATTGGTCTTCTAGCTGGCCTAATTAGCAAGTCTAATGAATGAAACATGATTTTCTTTCAGGGGAAATCGACGCTCATCAATAGATTCCTCGATCGGGATGATGTACCGCGCCCAACACTGGCGTTAGAATATTCGTTCGGCCGCAAAACTGCGTCGGGACAGGGAGCCCAAAAGAATATATGCAACGTTTGGGAACTGGGTAGTTTAGCTAACTCCAGCCAGCTAATTGAAATGCCCATCCGTTCACATGGGCTGCAGACGTTCTCTAGCATCATTATGCTGGATCTTTCCCAACCGGACCGGCTGTGGACCGATCTCGAAAGTGTGCTGAATGGTTTGCGGCAAGCGACTGGTAAACACGCCGCTGCTGGCCAGATTGAGGAAATGAAGTCACTGACCTCCCAACGGATCGGTAAAGAGCATCCCGATCTAGGCACACTAGAgctgtttccatttccaatcGTTATCGTCGGTGGTAAGTACGACGTTTACCAAAATTTGGACTCGGAAGTGCGCAAACATGTCTGCCGATGTTTGCGCTCCATCGCACACACGCTCGGTGCCGCTTTGGTATACTATTCCTCGAAAAACTCTTCCCTTTCGAAGCTTGCCAGAGACACGATGAACCATTTAGGTTTCGGAAGTCCTTCAAATCCCTTTCGCGCGGCCACTTTCGATCATTCGTCTCCCCTTACCATACCGTTCGGGGCCGACTCTTGGGCACGCATCGGTGTTACGCCTAGCAATTCGGAACGCATTGGACACAGCTTTAGTACGCAAATACCCCAGCTGCCACTAGTAAACAGTGCCATTGTGCCAGACGATCCAGCGAAGGACGCCGGATTTAAGGAGGTTACGATCGACGAACTGCGCTCGCAAAAGGACGAAGAATTGATGTATGTGCTGAAGGATACCGAGATACGCATGAAGTTCGAAGTGGTTCAGTAAATTCTGCTTCCGCTTGATAATTGTTAATTAGCAAGCACATAACGCTGCTAATAAGTAAGCAAAAaacagcaaaggaaaacagaaaatgtTACGCAATTCAATCGCGGCAAGGTTAACAACCCTGCCAGTTAGCGCCAGTGCGAAGAAATCGGCGGTTTACGGCAAAACAGAaaccacataaaaaaaaaaccctccaaccCTCGTTTGTAGCACACGGGCGAGGGTATGCGGCCGTGGCCCATGAGTAGTGGTGCTGTTCATCTATCGGAAAaggatgtaaataaaaacagttcTTTCGTGCAGCCATAGAAGTGTAAGCGCATGTGCGACATATGATAGGATCTGAAAGAATTTCGTGCCACACACACGATATAGCATAAGAAGGAATTATGAAAATGCATTAACTACTGCTTCACTACTGGGTGAACTATGCTAGAACCTCACTATAAGTCAAATCTGACAAATTATCTGCGAAATACAAGCTGAAGTAAAATTGGTGTTTGATGATAAAGTTAGATTGCTTTGAAAACGAGAATTagtataataaacaaacacatgtgACGAATACTGGTATTAATTTCTGGGCGATAAAAAGGTGTGATTTTAAACACTGCGAAAAGATTAATGGAACTGACGGCATATTCACGCAGGTTTGATAATTTGGGAATCACTTTTTTGGATAAACAATCACACTCTCCACTAGCATAGACACTCAGTTCGTTATTAAGTCTTCCTAATGACATTATGATGTCAACATTTTCAATCGACACTAAAAAAGTGCTAAGCATAATTCCTGCCAATGCAAGTATGTGCTAGcagaattttttttccaaatttgtCCAGCGACTTAAACAACCGACAACCACTGTGCCACGCTCGGATCTCTCGCGGAGCGCTCCATGGAGTCAGCGCGCACGCACATATCGTGGGGATGCGATTTTCTTTCAGTTTAAACCCACTCCTCACGGCGTTGGCTCGCGAAATCGTACGTGCCGTGGTGGAAAGTACGTCGGCTCCCATTTCCATGCCTGCTTGTGTTCGCTGGCATGGAAACGTAAGGAAAATAGCTTCACAATTTGGGGGAGGGCAAAGTGTGTGTACGCGTTGTATCGCTCATGTTTCGCGTTCTGCTCACCAGTTCTTTCGCACAAAAGCACCACGAACGCATTTCGGTTGAAGTAAGCCAGTGACACGGAGTAGCGTACACTTTGCTGAGCCTCAGCCGGGAGCGGATAAGCAAATGTTTGGTGAATTGTGATGGCCAGCAGCATAGAACCATCCCCCGCAAGCACTGTATCGATTAAATTCTCACTCATTTCGATgcggtaaggtgggtggttttCCGTCACGTCAAGcccgaaatgaaaattttctgcatacacacacaaacagatgGGGCGAATAGTTGAGGGATAACCGTGTTCTATGGTCCCATCGGCGTTTTTCGACATCAATTCGCCGATAATCGTTGTGAGGCGGTGAATCTTAACGAGCAGTAGGCATCGCAGAAGATTCGTCGAGCTGTTTGAGTCGTGAATTTCCACCACCGGAAAAGCCCGCATGGTGTACAAGTGTGTCAGTGCAAAAGTGTGTAATGTCCGTgcatggatgtgtgtgtgtgtgtgtttgcgggaAACTTCCAACTAcgtgaaaaacaacaaaactcccAGCTCAATGATCTCCGGCGGGTTGAATGTGAGAGAAAATCGTACATCCGATGAATCGAAATCGGGTGTTTGGagtgttggaaaattttcttttgtttcagttCGTTCCGTGAAACTGTAAAAGGAATGGTAAAGGCAAGAAAAGTGTCGGAATTGATTGGCTAGGAGTGCAAAAGTGAAACTCGAATTTTTAATTGGCACCACACAATAAGTCAACTCCGGCAAGATATGCTACACTTTCCTACTCCATGCAGTAATCTTGCCCCACAACAGGTGCTCCGAATGGAGCAAGGCGAAAGGCTCGTGAGAAGCGCGTGATAAACGGGCATGGGAAAAATCGTCTGCATAAGTGCATTGTAATAGTTGTGCCGCTGTTGACTATTCCCGTTCATAGCAGCACGTAACACAACCTCGAAAAGTGGTCGTAATCAGTCACAACGATTGGTTCGTATCGCACGATTTCGAAATCTCGCACCTGCTGGCGTTCGAGCGGTGATGCACCGTGTTCTGTGCCAGTGCTCGTGTTTTAACCATTATCGCTGAATCGATTCCACGTTGCAGACAGCCGCACCGCATCAAGATAGATAGCGTCGCTGGGGAAGCATCACTTCACGAGGAAGCCAGCGGTAAGTATCGTATACTTTTGTATATGAATTTGTGTAACTATGAAATGATACACCCCAGATTACCGCTTAAAACATCCATATACATCAGAAAGAGCGTGAAATGTTACGAATTCACCGTGGAGTCGTCGGGGAAGATAATCCCTCAGTAATCGTTCGGAAACAAACCATTCTCGCGAGGGCTTCTGTTGGCCGCAAATGTTATGTAACTGCAGAAATGCTTCTTTTATCGATGAGCAGCTTGAAGTATGCTGACGATAGATCTCTCAAGCCATGGAACGATAAGCACATTCTCGCCATTATCGTTCTACAGCCATTTGCTACTGGGCTTCTTTTAAAATTCTGTATAAGTGATGAATTCGCCATACctcaaaaaaaataaataaaaccaaagtAAGTCAGGTGTTTGAGCGATAACATTACCTCCGCGTGGATGTCAGCAGGCAATGGATGCCTTTTATGGCTGGATGCGATTGCAGTAATCGGGGTTTCCTACGCTATTCCACATCAATTTGAAGTTTGGAGTTGCAGTGTCGTGCAAATTGTGTAATCTAGTTGACCTCGTTTTGCTTGGCGACCATTACAGTGGCAATGTGGCATGGGTGGCTTTTGCTGCACCATTCCGTTTACATCTTCCATCATAGCCATCGTCATCATTCGTGCCATCGAAAAAGGAATGGGTTTCGATTGAAAAGTACGTGAGCGGTTGTTGCAATTGGCTGCAGCACTAAATGGTGAAACACACCCGACTTTaaaagtttccaaaaacgCCGGGAGATTACaattaatttagtttgcaGTTCTACGAATGCTACGGACTTCATTCTAGTGATAGTTTTCATTCACAACACTATCCAAGTCACACGTagaatatttgtttcattggCGGTGGAGCATGTTTACATTGAGCAATAAAAAGGGTAAACTCGTGTAAGGCGGACAAATGTTACAGCACATGAGGTGAATGGCAAGACGATCTCTTTGCCAACATCACCGGTTCGACATTGTCGCACCCTGTTCTATTGTAATGTTACTGCCATGACGCTGCTTCCCAATGCATGTGGGAGGCTTTTGGCAACGTTTGCTCCCACACAGCGACAAACATTAAATGTTTATGTCCTACACTTTTCGTGCACAGTACACCTCCTTTCCTGTTAGATGATACGGTGTGCAACGGACTGGAAGAAAATGTATAATTGTAACTCAAAGCAAACGCATCCGAGGCCGGTGCACTATCGAATTTAGCAACCATCGGTGAATGTGGAACGGTGCTCAAAAGTGCGTAACGAACTAAGCGAACACTCACCCTCGCTCGGGTCACTTCACTTTTAATAGTATAGATTTCTTAtttcttccgtttgtttgCACCACCGTTTCAAATATTAGTTTGGATTCTTGCTATTACGGCCTTAATTCTTGCCTTAatataaaacaacattaactTTTACGGCATGCATGTTATTTGGGACAACTCCCTACTAGCCCATGACGAAAAGACCAAGCTTAAGATTTCCGTGTTAGGAATAATTATGTCTTGAAAACATGCATTACCagctattttttataaaatacagGCAAAGAAAGCCACACATGGTAGGGCCTCTCTAGACCTCTTAAGGTTTTTGTAGCGATAATAAAGAAGGACTTATATCCATTACTAAAATAGACCACAAAGAATTACTAGGCTTACTTTTATCTTGTAGT
This Anopheles marshallii chromosome 3, idAnoMarsDA_429_01, whole genome shotgun sequence DNA region includes the following protein-coding sequences:
- the LOC128714525 gene encoding cytoplasmic dynein 2 light intermediate chain 1, translating into MSELNSMEVDTTETIQDIAVKLVTEQLKNESRLATAPTERTVFVLGSKGVGKSTLINRFLDRDDVPRPTLALEYSFGRKTASGQGAQKNICNVWELGSLANSSQLIEMPIRSHGLQTFSSIIMLDLSQPDRLWTDLESVLNGLRQATGKHAAAGQIEEMKSLTSQRIGKEHPDLGTLELFPFPIVIVGGKYDVYQNLDSEVRKHVCRCLRSIAHTLGAALVYYSSKNSSLSKLARDTMNHLGFGSPSNPFRAATFDHSSPLTIPFGADSWARIGVTPSNSERIGHSFSTQIPQLPLVNSAIVPDDPAKDAGFKEVTIDELRSQKDEELMYVLKDTEIRMKFEVVQ